CGATTTTCCCATGTCCAGCTTCTTGCCCGTCTTGGCCCACTGTTCGGAAAACCATGCCATGTCGTCGCTGTCTTGATAGATGCACAGATACAGCGAGCAATAGTTCTTCTGCGACGCCAGATGGGCGTACGGCAAGGGCTGCTTGGGATCGCAGTGGTAACCCGCCGGATACAAGTCATGCGGCACGTAATAGCCGATCATGCCGTACTGCATCCCCTCCTGGTATCCGACCGGCAAATTCTTTTGGATGACTTGGCGAACCGCCGAAAGAATCTCACGCCGTTCCG
The Crateriforma spongiae DNA segment above includes these coding regions:
- a CDS encoding DUF1801 domain-containing protein codes for the protein MVQSKATSVDQYLAELSPERREILSAVRQVIQKNLPVGYQEGMQYGMIGYYVPHDLYPAGYHCDPKQPLPYAHLASQKNYCSLYLCIYQDSDDMAWFSEQWAKTGKKLDMGKSCVRFKKLDDLPLPLIGKVIKRYPVKKFVQRYETLMENYGPKRMRGKKKST